From the genome of Leptospira andrefontaineae, one region includes:
- a CDS encoding TerC family protein, which translates to MDLHLVDVIISLLTLTAMEIVLGIDNIVFLSIVVGKLPKEQQASGRTIGLLAALGFRIGLLFTVSWLASLTNGLFQVGNFTVTGRDLIMLGGGLFLIAKSTSEIHHKMEEGETDLDTGSAPSFLNVIVQIIILDIIFSVDSIITAVGLSGNLMVMVFAVIISLVIMLIFSGKVSDFINEHPTMKILALSFLIMIGVMLLADGLHFHIPKGYIYFSMAFSLLVEFINMRVRKANQSP; encoded by the coding sequence ATGGATTTGCATCTTGTAGACGTTATCATCTCTCTTCTGACCCTAACAGCAATGGAAATCGTTCTAGGGATCGATAATATTGTTTTTCTTTCCATAGTAGTAGGTAAACTTCCTAAAGAGCAACAGGCCAGCGGCCGTACTATCGGGCTTTTAGCAGCCTTAGGTTTTAGGATCGGATTATTATTCACTGTAAGTTGGCTTGCCAGTCTCACAAACGGACTTTTCCAAGTTGGAAATTTTACGGTAACTGGAAGAGATCTGATCATGCTCGGCGGAGGACTTTTCCTAATTGCAAAAAGTACAAGTGAGATCCATCATAAAATGGAAGAAGGTGAAACCGATCTAGACACAGGATCTGCTCCTTCTTTTTTAAATGTGATCGTACAAATTATCATTCTGGACATTATATTTTCCGTAGATTCCATCATCACTGCAGTGGGACTTTCCGGAAATCTGATGGTAATGGTATTCGCAGTAATCATCTCACTCGTGATCATGCTGATCTTCTCCGGAAAGGTAAGCGATTTTATCAACGAACATCCTACCATGAAAATTTTGGCTCTTTCCTTTTTGATCATGATAGGAGTGATGTTATTGGCAGACGGTTTACATTTCCATATTCCAAAGGGTTATATTTATTTCTCTATGGCGTTCTCACTTTTGGTGGAATTCATAAATATGCGGGTTCGTAAGGCAAATCAATCCCCTTAA
- a CDS encoding acyl-CoA--6-aminopenicillanic acid acyltransferase, with product MCDTFVATPDSTSSGKMIFGKNSDREPNEPQCLVRYPERISKESQQRLTFIDVPNSKKSREVLISRPLHMWGAEMGANSKGVVIGNEAVFTKLKIEKKNDGLTGMDLLRLGLERSDTAAEARDLIIEYLERFGQDACGGYSNRNFFYHNSFIIADPKEAYVLETADRYWAWKKIKGFYAISNGLTLGSDYDGLHSHAIDFARAKGWLKKGENFSFKEAFSDSLFTSFSKCKVRREIVAGGGKFFGSKLGIAEAMQILRLEGKEKGSVPLSISQGGFPSKSIGYSPSQSGMGSVCLHAGGPFSPNQTTSSFVAELDSNPSYSQFWATGCSIPSLSVFIPFSIPGKTFLEGDIVQPGASPDSSLWWNHEILYRLCLKNYDKAVSVFSAELKEKQEKYIQKVEYTLGLSRNFSLDPITKEALEEVGKLYKKWRNQVLELAVNGNILPNIWSSPLYNLSWAIWNRKVRINSRVLKGIDLPYEPAYL from the coding sequence ATGTGTGATACTTTCGTAGCAACTCCGGATTCCACTTCTTCCGGAAAAATGATCTTCGGAAAAAATTCAGACAGAGAGCCGAATGAACCTCAATGTCTGGTGCGATATCCTGAAAGAATATCCAAGGAAAGTCAGCAAAGACTTACCTTCATCGATGTTCCTAATTCTAAAAAATCAAGGGAAGTTTTGATCTCTCGTCCTCTTCATATGTGGGGAGCGGAGATGGGAGCAAATTCAAAAGGTGTTGTGATCGGGAACGAGGCAGTATTCACAAAACTTAAGATCGAGAAAAAGAATGATGGTCTTACCGGAATGGATCTATTACGCCTCGGATTAGAACGTTCCGATACTGCTGCGGAAGCAAGAGATCTGATCATAGAATATTTGGAAAGATTTGGCCAGGATGCATGCGGAGGTTATTCAAATCGGAACTTCTTCTATCATAATAGTTTTATAATCGCTGATCCTAAAGAAGCTTATGTTCTGGAAACTGCAGACAGGTATTGGGCTTGGAAGAAGATCAAAGGTTTTTATGCAATCTCGAATGGTCTCACTCTAGGATCCGATTATGATGGACTTCATTCTCACGCGATCGATTTTGCAAGAGCAAAAGGTTGGTTAAAGAAGGGAGAGAACTTCTCCTTTAAAGAAGCATTCTCGGATTCTCTATTTACTAGTTTCAGTAAATGTAAAGTTCGAAGAGAGATCGTTGCAGGAGGCGGAAAATTTTTCGGTTCTAAGTTGGGTATTGCTGAAGCAATGCAGATACTAAGGTTAGAAGGTAAGGAAAAGGGAAGTGTTCCTCTTTCTATCAGCCAGGGAGGTTTTCCTTCTAAAAGTATAGGATATTCTCCTAGTCAATCCGGCATGGGTTCGGTTTGTCTTCATGCAGGGGGTCCTTTTTCTCCCAACCAAACCACTTCTTCTTTTGTTGCAGAACTAGATTCGAATCCTTCTTACTCACAGTTTTGGGCGACAGGTTGTTCGATTCCTTCTTTGTCGGTTTTTATACCATTTTCTATTCCTGGAAAAACATTTTTGGAAGGAGATATTGTTCAACCTGGAGCAAGCCCCGATTCTTCTCTTTGGTGGAATCACGAAATTTTGTACAGGCTTTGTTTGAAAAATTATGATAAGGCGGTTTCTGTCTTTAGCGCAGAACTAAAGGAGAAGCAGGAAAAGTATATTCAAAAAGTAGAATATACACTCGGCTTAAGCAGGAATTTCTCTTTGGATCCCATCACTAAAGAAGCTTTGGAAGAAGTGGGCAAACTTTACAAAAAATGGAGAAACCAAGTCTTAGAACTTGCAGTGAATGGAAATATTCTTCCGAATATCTGGTCTTCTCCACTTTATAATCTGAGTTGGGCTATCTGGAATCGAAAAGTTAGGATCAATTCCAGGGTTCTTAAGGGGATTGATTTGCCTTACGAACCCGCATATTTATGA
- a CDS encoding PP2C family protein-serine/threonine phosphatase codes for MLGDPSSEGLSDPRWMRISHVTLICISLFLSFKFEKFKKYSESVLLFHFAVMSIHSFYLLYVNGLYLGYLFGLILVVFSTGVSINNRRVLIAILLLFIAVAFFVGIHVKNPKIDVGMYYFGLISSGVLSVLVIGFRMRTFETLLEADVQMEKFQINIEEELAIAQKTQKGLVDLEFPEAGNFRIYSYFKPLESVGGDLIKTNLGKEGELDFFFADAAGHGVSAAMVSAMAVMAFKTIAPVAESPSKGLTLIHESLMSMIGGFFITAVYMRLDSEKKSLTYSYAGHHPAVIIKADGSVQELTGKGTVLLALPKLFNRDYEIILEPGDRVLLFSDGMFEFYVEEKEFFGNEAFIDLVRDYTSLSGRVFLDSLGEAVLGLHSSPPKDDMTMLYLEVL; via the coding sequence TTGTTAGGCGATCCTTCTTCGGAAGGCCTCTCTGATCCAAGATGGATGAGGATCTCTCATGTGACTCTCATCTGTATCTCTTTATTCTTAAGTTTTAAATTCGAAAAATTCAAAAAATACTCTGAATCTGTTTTGCTCTTTCATTTCGCAGTGATGAGTATCCATTCATTTTATCTTTTATACGTAAATGGTTTATATTTGGGCTATTTATTCGGATTGATACTCGTTGTATTCAGTACCGGAGTTTCTATTAATAATCGTAGGGTGTTGATTGCGATCCTTCTTCTTTTCATAGCGGTTGCGTTCTTTGTCGGGATACATGTAAAAAACCCTAAGATAGATGTAGGGATGTATTATTTTGGTCTCATCTCTTCCGGGGTTTTGTCAGTTCTTGTGATCGGCTTTAGAATGAGAACATTCGAAACCTTATTGGAAGCGGATGTGCAGATGGAAAAATTCCAGATCAATATAGAGGAAGAATTGGCTATCGCTCAGAAAACTCAAAAAGGTCTTGTGGATCTTGAATTTCCGGAAGCTGGGAATTTTAGGATCTATTCTTATTTTAAACCTTTAGAAAGTGTGGGTGGGGACCTGATCAAAACGAATCTGGGTAAGGAAGGGGAGCTTGACTTCTTCTTTGCAGACGCTGCAGGTCATGGGGTTTCCGCAGCAATGGTTTCTGCGATGGCAGTAATGGCTTTTAAGACGATTGCTCCTGTTGCGGAAAGTCCTTCTAAAGGTTTAACCCTGATCCATGAATCTTTGATGAGTATGATAGGTGGATTTTTTATCACTGCAGTTTATATGAGATTGGACTCGGAGAAAAAAAGTCTGACCTATTCTTATGCAGGACATCATCCTGCGGTTATCATAAAGGCGGACGGTTCTGTACAGGAATTAACTGGAAAAGGAACAGTACTACTTGCACTTCCTAAATTATTCAATCGAGATTATGAAATTATATTAGAACCGGGAGATAGAGTTTTATTATTCTCGGATGGAATGTTCGAGTTTTATGTAGAAGAAAAAGAATTTTTCGGCAACGAAGCATTCATAGATCTGGTCCGAGACTATACATCTCTTTCCGGCAGGGTATTTTTGGATTCTTTGGGAGAAGCCGTTCTAGGACTACATTCTTCTCCGCCTAAAGATGATATGACCATGCTATATTTGGAAGTTCTCTAA
- a CDS encoding acyl-CoA thioesterase — translation MSKPERYPYSVQQKVAWGDMDAFGHVNNVVYARYFETARASYFDDMGLWESPQKPMEGGPVLTHIEMDYRKQVRFPETIDISVKLESVKNRSFSIVCSMWNQAGECVLTGKAELLWFNFSTGKPVAIPDVYKEQFFQQNK, via the coding sequence ATGTCTAAACCGGAAAGATACCCGTACAGTGTTCAACAAAAAGTGGCTTGGGGAGATATGGATGCCTTTGGTCATGTAAATAATGTGGTCTATGCAAGATATTTCGAAACTGCAAGGGCCTCTTATTTTGATGATATGGGCCTTTGGGAATCTCCTCAAAAACCTATGGAAGGAGGACCTGTCCTTACTCATATTGAAATGGATTATAGAAAGCAGGTTCGTTTTCCGGAAACGATTGATATTTCCGTAAAATTGGAATCCGTTAAGAACAGATCTTTTTCAATCGTTTGTTCCATGTGGAATCAGGCAGGGGAATGCGTGTTGACTGGAAAAGCGGAACTGTTATGGTTTAATTTTTCTACAGGTAAGCCGGTAGCGATCCCAGATGTCTACAAGGAACAATTCTTCCAACAAAACAAATGA
- a CDS encoding lysophospholipid acyltransferase family protein, protein MSSKNIQKPHPGSSELARKALRWFGRLYGSLFYKTEVYGLENVPQTGKVLVLSKHQRNDDIPLGLSKALYHRRMDIWAIMKDSLAAPIFMDYFLKCGGIPLNRKEPRKSKNDLLFAKKVLNEGNMLVIFPEQTTIPYKMGKGRPGGFRFIVGKPEEPLAVLCLGLEYKPRGFLRRTSFIVRAGKLRHFEPDMDHEDFLHDCMHEIASLTNLKYPFEQGKKTNDPNGDLELLETIS, encoded by the coding sequence ATGTCATCCAAGAATATACAAAAACCTCATCCTGGAAGTTCTGAATTAGCGAGAAAAGCATTACGCTGGTTCGGAAGACTCTATGGATCCTTATTTTATAAAACAGAAGTTTATGGATTAGAGAATGTACCTCAAACTGGAAAGGTTCTGGTACTCTCCAAACACCAAAGGAATGATGATATTCCTCTGGGACTTTCCAAGGCATTATATCATAGAAGAATGGATATATGGGCGATTATGAAAGATTCCCTCGCTGCTCCTATATTCATGGACTATTTTCTAAAATGCGGAGGGATTCCTCTCAATAGAAAAGAACCAAGAAAAAGTAAGAACGATCTTCTATTTGCTAAAAAAGTACTCAACGAAGGCAATATGCTCGTGATCTTCCCGGAACAAACCACCATCCCTTATAAAATGGGAAAAGGCCGCCCGGGCGGATTCAGATTTATTGTAGGAAAACCAGAAGAACCACTAGCAGTTCTTTGCTTGGGATTAGAATATAAGCCCAGAGGATTCTTGCGTAGGACCAGCTTCATAGTCCGAGCTGGAAAACTCAGACACTTTGAGCCGGATATGGACCATGAAGATTTCCTTCACGATTGTATGCATGAGATCGCAAGCCTGACAAATCTCAAATACCCATTCGAACAGGGCAAAAAGACAAACGATCCAAATGGGGATTTAGAACTTCTCGAAACAATCTCTTAA
- a CDS encoding tetratricopeptide repeat protein, with protein sequence MNKLIKIALILSISTAIYAEPETNVIESSLKNYTPESDVQLANKLTALGSLKQKTRDYEGAIAFYDQSLAVRTKIGDKESSGYALVLYLKSISEFRLGKSCQALENIKEVIHVYQKIGDLDSALHAEEEGLKKYQEACSLAFAKQPSLTLNKD encoded by the coding sequence ATGAACAAATTAATTAAAATTGCCTTAATTTTAAGCATCTCCACTGCAATTTATGCAGAACCTGAAACTAACGTGATCGAAAGTTCGCTCAAGAACTACACACCGGAATCAGATGTCCAGCTAGCAAATAAGCTTACTGCCCTGGGTAGCTTAAAACAAAAAACCAGGGACTATGAAGGTGCAATCGCTTTTTACGATCAGTCCTTGGCCGTGAGAACAAAAATCGGTGATAAAGAAAGTTCTGGATATGCCCTGGTGCTTTATCTGAAATCAATCTCCGAATTTCGTCTCGGTAAATCCTGCCAAGCTTTAGAGAACATTAAAGAAGTTATCCATGTATACCAAAAGATTGGTGACCTTGATTCCGCTCTTCACGCAGAGGAAGAAGGTCTTAAAAAATACCAGGAAGCATGTAGCCTGGCTTTTGCGAAACAGCCAAGCCTGACTCTAAACAAGGACTAA
- the hpf gene encoding ribosome hibernation-promoting factor, HPF/YfiA family yields MKIVFNWKNLDHSGTAEDYAGKKLERVSKYIQKLVSMEISFEQVHGLISANLNLAADGSKFNAQHEDKDIYSCIDGLEDKIVKQVSKHHDKKAAH; encoded by the coding sequence ATGAAAATCGTTTTTAATTGGAAAAACTTAGATCATTCCGGAACGGCAGAAGATTATGCCGGAAAAAAATTAGAACGAGTCTCTAAATATATACAGAAGTTAGTTTCGATGGAAATTTCATTCGAACAGGTGCACGGGTTGATCAGCGCTAATTTAAATTTAGCCGCGGACGGAAGTAAATTTAACGCACAACACGAAGACAAAGATATTTATTCCTGCATAGACGGCTTAGAAGATAAGATCGTAAAACAAGTAAGTAAACATCACGATAAAAAAGCCGCTCATTGA
- a CDS encoding LIMLP_12425 family protein has translation MEKQTSKQQGTKFGFSSIFQKEDPDHVKLENSLVRAVSELRTEQMKDINLSKDFNLRLENLLKDVRFDEETSWSKFSRSFVWNRSFQYSLSAALAILVLAVTVGRFSSSNETSLAERSGTLTVGEDREFVDLPSSARVDVDLNSRHLLEISKNPQASKTLGSLEQYFIEKGDYRTAQEIRHVLESTSK, from the coding sequence ATGGAAAAACAAACAAGTAAACAACAGGGAACAAAGTTCGGATTCTCTTCTATTTTTCAGAAAGAAGATCCGGATCATGTCAAATTGGAAAACTCTCTTGTTCGAGCAGTCTCTGAACTGCGAACGGAACAAATGAAGGATATCAACCTCTCCAAGGACTTCAATCTGAGATTAGAGAATCTACTCAAAGATGTCCGCTTCGACGAAGAAACCTCTTGGTCCAAGTTCTCCCGCAGTTTTGTCTGGAACCGTTCCTTCCAATACTCCCTCAGCGCAGCTCTCGCAATCTTAGTTCTCGCAGTTACAGTAGGTCGTTTTTCTTCTTCCAACGAAACAAGTTTGGCAGAAAGATCCGGAACTCTCACAGTAGGCGAAGACCGCGAATTCGTGGATCTTCCTTCTTCAGCAAGAGTAGATGTGGATTTGAATTCACGTCATCTACTTGAGATTTCCAAAAATCCCCAAGCTTCTAAGACCTTAGGTTCTTTGGAGCAATACTTTATAGAAAAAGGGGATTATAGAACGGCTCAGGAAATCCGCCACGTTCTGGAATCTACTTCTAAGTAA
- a CDS encoding RNA polymerase sigma factor, with product MIETDNPQRKQTVREKEIQLLKRIKEGDDKAYIELTGPYRERLYRKAVSMVKDGDDAEDIVQDALISGYRSIRNFRAESGVYTWLYRIVVNKSKDLLAKRKRARENSMDDSEFQVTDDRISFEKKVELSDESNYLINKINELEDIYKEVIELRYFEEMSYSQIAEILGTNIGTVKSRLFKAKEFLKHLIMKDGKSEGFFR from the coding sequence ATGATCGAAACCGACAATCCTCAACGCAAACAAACCGTAAGAGAAAAAGAAATCCAACTTCTAAAACGGATCAAAGAAGGGGATGACAAGGCATACATAGAGCTTACCGGCCCTTATAGGGAAAGATTGTACAGAAAGGCTGTCTCCATGGTAAAAGATGGGGATGATGCAGAAGATATCGTCCAAGACGCACTCATCTCAGGATATCGCTCCATACGCAATTTTAGGGCAGAATCAGGGGTATATACCTGGCTGTACCGGATCGTGGTAAATAAATCCAAGGACCTCCTGGCTAAAAGAAAGAGGGCCAGGGAGAATTCCATGGACGATTCCGAGTTCCAGGTTACCGACGATCGTATTAGCTTTGAAAAAAAAGTAGAACTTTCCGACGAGAGTAACTATCTAATCAACAAAATCAACGAACTCGAGGATATATACAAAGAAGTCATCGAGCTCCGGTATTTCGAGGAAATGTCCTATTCACAAATAGCTGAGATTCTCGGAACGAATATCGGAACAGTCAAAAGCCGGCTCTTTAAGGCAAAGGAATTTTTGAAACATCTGATTATGAAAGATGGGAAGAGCGAAGGCTTTTTTAGGTAG
- a CDS encoding PilZ domain-containing protein, with translation MSEPDQKPRSPRFYPRDFDEYIVQVDSGLITLEGKLGNISESGICILMSGEDLPGSIPIEGSVIERRSGKRLEFLGDVVWKIPKQVDSKQKFLYGIRFRDPLELTESLILINLFLEG, from the coding sequence ATGAGCGAGCCCGACCAAAAACCTAGGAGTCCCAGATTTTATCCCAGAGATTTCGACGAGTATATCGTGCAGGTGGATTCCGGACTTATCACATTAGAAGGAAAGTTAGGTAATATTTCCGAATCGGGCATTTGTATTTTAATGAGTGGGGAAGATCTTCCGGGCTCCATTCCTATCGAAGGTTCAGTTATAGAAAGAAGATCCGGCAAACGTTTGGAATTTTTAGGCGACGTAGTTTGGAAAATCCCGAAGCAGGTGGACTCCAAACAAAAGTTTTTATACGGGATACGTTTTAGAGATCCTCTAGAACTGACAGAGTCTTTAATACTCATCAATCTTTTCTTAGAAGGTTAA
- a CDS encoding MBOAT family O-acyltransferase — protein MIFPTLEFFLFFSFVFVTHWYILPALIPEPKLRKSLIHIFLLIMSYIFYMSWNWKFGGLILLSTVIDFFLADLIFESKDQVLRKRLIVISLVLNLVFILGFFKYYGFLSENLNVFLHTLGFQSLFPILKIVLPVGISFYTFQSLSYTIDVYRGAIPSEKNFIRFALFVSFFPQLVAGPIVTAKSFLPQLQTEKKIEDIPFRKAIRYFLMGYFKKVVLSDNISPIADLIFKNPDVYSTEALWLGAFLFWVQVYCDFSGYTDMAYSAALLLGYELPENFRMPYISQSVTEHWRRWHITLSTWLRDYVYISLGGNRVGLFRHRFNVWFTMFVGGIWHGANWTFLIWGSIQGGFLLIESVLKEWKAKWFPNLTISDSWDKALTPIRVLYASAVAVTFGVIFRSANIESALKMIHGMYVYQSGELRPYMLKQGVPAILCVIIGHYIGWLIYEKGKEFKIPVWLEFSLYPLIAFCFAILSPDGEIPFIYFDF, from the coding sequence GTGATCTTTCCCACACTTGAATTTTTTCTTTTTTTCTCCTTCGTATTCGTAACCCATTGGTATATTTTACCGGCGCTTATTCCGGAGCCGAAACTACGTAAATCACTCATTCATATATTCCTGCTCATCATGAGTTATATCTTTTATATGAGCTGGAACTGGAAATTCGGAGGATTGATCCTATTATCCACCGTAATCGATTTCTTTTTAGCGGATCTGATCTTCGAGTCCAAGGATCAAGTTTTACGCAAAAGGTTGATCGTAATCAGTTTAGTGCTGAACCTTGTATTCATTTTAGGTTTTTTTAAATATTACGGATTCTTAAGTGAGAACCTAAATGTGTTCCTGCATACTTTAGGTTTCCAAAGTTTATTCCCTATTCTTAAAATAGTTCTTCCTGTAGGGATCTCCTTTTATACATTCCAGAGTTTGAGTTATACGATAGATGTATATAGAGGCGCAATTCCTTCCGAAAAAAACTTCATTAGATTTGCACTATTCGTTTCCTTCTTCCCTCAATTGGTAGCAGGACCGATCGTTACTGCCAAAAGTTTTTTACCTCAATTACAAACAGAAAAGAAGATAGAAGATATCCCTTTCAGAAAAGCGATCCGCTATTTTTTAATGGGTTATTTTAAGAAGGTTGTATTATCGGATAATATTTCTCCCATCGCCGACCTGATCTTTAAAAATCCGGATGTATATTCTACGGAAGCACTTTGGTTAGGTGCATTCCTTTTCTGGGTACAGGTATATTGTGATTTCAGCGGTTATACTGATATGGCATATTCTGCTGCTCTTCTTCTCGGTTACGAGCTGCCTGAAAACTTTAGAATGCCTTATATTTCTCAATCGGTTACTGAACATTGGAGAAGATGGCATATCACTCTTTCCACTTGGCTCAGGGACTATGTGTATATTTCCTTGGGTGGAAATCGTGTAGGACTATTCCGTCATAGATTCAATGTCTGGTTCACGATGTTTGTGGGAGGAATTTGGCATGGAGCCAATTGGACCTTCCTTATCTGGGGTTCCATCCAAGGCGGATTTCTATTAATAGAATCTGTATTAAAAGAATGGAAAGCGAAATGGTTCCCAAACCTTACAATTTCAGATTCTTGGGATAAGGCACTAACCCCTATTAGAGTTTTATATGCGAGCGCTGTGGCGGTCACCTTCGGAGTCATATTCAGATCTGCAAATATAGAATCCGCTCTGAAAATGATACACGGAATGTATGTGTATCAAAGCGGAGAACTTAGACCTTATATGTTAAAGCAAGGTGTACCTGCAATACTCTGTGTGATCATTGGACATTATATTGGCTGGTTAATTTATGAAAAAGGAAAAGAGTTCAAGATCCCAGTCTGGTTGGAATTTTCTCTTTATCCATTGATTGCATTTTGTTTTGCGATCTTAAGTCCGGATGGAGAGATCCCTTTTATCTACTTCGACTTCTGA
- a CDS encoding DUF3332 family protein encodes MVKNVLKKIILTLVLVGVSFGSLANCFGKFALVRVFYNANDGINVGGGLLAKIVKTVLFYIPFGFLMAIGGFIDFILFNLIEFWSGSNPVGLNEYDKEGRYAKSFEQDGEKLTLVYTEFGSRLDLTAVSKEGKSETLTAFRSQPGKFFVEREGQLSEIEVTSQSVGSQVILKLTEQGKLKSSKVVEAQNLQDLQLRASESL; translated from the coding sequence ATGGTGAAAAACGTTTTAAAAAAAATCATCCTGACCTTGGTACTGGTAGGAGTTAGCTTCGGTTCCTTGGCGAACTGTTTCGGAAAATTCGCGCTTGTTAGAGTTTTCTACAATGCTAACGACGGGATCAATGTAGGCGGTGGCCTTCTTGCAAAAATCGTAAAAACGGTTCTATTCTATATTCCTTTCGGATTTTTAATGGCAATCGGTGGATTTATCGACTTTATTCTTTTCAACTTGATCGAATTCTGGTCTGGAAGCAATCCAGTAGGACTAAACGAGTATGACAAAGAAGGAAGATACGCGAAATCTTTCGAGCAAGACGGAGAAAAACTGACTTTGGTTTATACCGAATTCGGTTCCAGATTGGATCTGACTGCTGTTTCTAAAGAAGGAAAATCAGAAACTCTGACTGCATTCCGCTCTCAGCCTGGAAAATTTTTCGTAGAAAGAGAAGGACAACTTTCCGAGATCGAAGTTACTTCTCAATCAGTAGGATCCCAAGTGATCTTAAAACTGACTGAACAAGGTAAATTAAAATCTTCTAAAGTAGTTGAAGCTCAAAATTTACAAGACCTTCAATTGAGAGCTTCCGAGTCTCTCTAA
- a CDS encoding DUF192 domain-containing protein: MAGWGEYNSPLYLEKTTIYIGEHALLVEVANTDESRQRGLMFRKKLGENEGMIFIFPSEDHLSFWMKNTLIPLSIGYFSKDKKLVDVYEMAPNQTQVLYHSTQKVMYAVEANPRWFAKRGLGKNSVLKIESRYIGK; encoded by the coding sequence ATGGCAGGTTGGGGAGAGTACAATTCTCCCCTATACTTAGAAAAAACCACCATCTATATAGGAGAACACGCACTCCTTGTAGAAGTGGCAAACACCGACGAGTCCAGACAAAGAGGTTTGATGTTCCGTAAAAAATTAGGAGAGAATGAAGGAATGATCTTCATTTTTCCTAGCGAGGATCATTTATCCTTTTGGATGAAGAATACTTTAATTCCTTTGAGCATCGGTTATTTTTCGAAAGATAAGAAGTTAGTAGACGTTTACGAAATGGCTCCGAACCAAACTCAGGTCCTGTATCATTCTACCCAAAAGGTAATGTATGCAGTGGAAGCAAATCCTAGATGGTTTGCAAAACGTGGGCTTGGAAAAAATTCCGTTTTAAAGATAGAGAGTAGATATATAGGAAAATGA